One region of Catenuloplanes indicus genomic DNA includes:
- a CDS encoding 3-dehydroquinate synthase II family protein, with translation MMTQCWLDVRATGDLTKEICEEALHQGLDAIVSDDPDLLATLPPTVLRVLITDDPEQTADVIVTTGEPPGTGPRWGRYVEVTGPETLAVACASAARDAYTLLRFADPTYIPLEIVLASAAGAAGTIVTVAADPQDAAVQHAVLEHGPHGVLLAPARVGDATRLRAAVRTPTAELPLVPLRVTAVTHAGPGDRACVDTCTMLRPDEGILIGSRSRGLVLCASETHPLPYMPTRPFRVNAGAIMSYTLVSAERTAYLSELRAGGRVLAVSADGRTRPVTVGRIKIETRPLLSIDAVAPGGEPVNLIVQDDWHVRVLGPGGAVLNSTALRPGDEILGCLPDADRHVGYPIDETCVEQ, from the coding sequence ATGATGACCCAGTGCTGGCTGGACGTTCGGGCGACCGGCGACCTGACCAAGGAGATCTGCGAGGAGGCGCTGCACCAGGGCCTGGACGCGATCGTCTCCGACGACCCGGACCTGCTGGCGACGCTGCCGCCGACCGTGCTCCGGGTGCTGATCACCGACGACCCGGAGCAGACCGCCGATGTGATCGTCACGACCGGTGAACCGCCGGGTACCGGGCCCCGCTGGGGCCGGTACGTCGAGGTCACCGGCCCGGAGACACTCGCGGTGGCGTGCGCGAGCGCGGCCCGGGACGCCTACACGCTGCTGCGCTTCGCCGACCCCACCTACATCCCGCTGGAGATCGTGCTCGCCTCGGCCGCCGGTGCGGCCGGCACGATCGTGACCGTCGCCGCCGACCCGCAGGACGCGGCCGTGCAGCACGCGGTGCTGGAACACGGCCCGCACGGCGTGCTGCTGGCCCCGGCGCGGGTCGGCGACGCGACCCGGCTGCGTGCCGCGGTGCGCACGCCCACGGCCGAACTGCCGCTGGTACCGCTGCGGGTCACCGCGGTCACCCACGCCGGGCCCGGTGACCGTGCCTGTGTGGACACCTGCACCATGCTGCGGCCGGACGAGGGCATCCTGATCGGGTCCCGGTCGCGCGGGCTGGTGCTCTGCGCCAGCGAGACGCACCCGCTGCCGTACATGCCGACTCGGCCGTTCCGGGTGAACGCGGGCGCGATCATGTCGTACACGCTGGTCTCCGCTGAGCGGACCGCGTACCTGAGCGAGCTGCGGGCCGGCGGGCGGGTGCTGGCGGTGAGCGCGGACGGCCGGACCCGCCCGGTCACGGTGGGACGCATCAAGATCGAGACGCGGCCGCTGCTCTCCATCGACGCGGTCGCGCCCGGCGGCGAGCCGGTCAACCTGATCGTGCAGGACGACTGGCACGTGCGGGTGCTCGGCCCCGGCGGCGCGGTGCTCAACTCGACCGCGCTGCGCCCGGGCGACGAGATCCTCGGCTGTCTGCCGGACGCGGACCGGCACGTCGGCTACCCGATCGACGAGACCTGCGTGGAACAATGA
- a CDS encoding amidohydrolase family protein: protein MIIDFHARLTPGPGEPSALLAAMDRAGIGTAAVSAGGVVGIDRLSRQLSQGGRSATRPDNEGVRRAAAASGGRLVPFYFADPRRGPDEYRRAAAGFRGLEISPAVHGFTLGEPGVAALARIAADVGHPVYVVCLGRPGARAEDLAALAVTRPATTFVFGHCGGNGLDTDGLHRLAALPNVLAETSGAYTAVARLAVRRLGAHRVLFGTEYPLQDPRVEVTKLGALGLTVADRRAVAVDNATRLLRLEELAHV, encoded by the coding sequence ATGATCATCGACTTCCACGCGCGTCTGACGCCCGGCCCCGGCGAGCCGTCCGCGCTGCTCGCGGCCATGGACCGGGCCGGCATCGGAACCGCCGCGGTGAGCGCCGGCGGCGTGGTCGGCATCGACCGGCTCTCCCGCCAGCTCAGCCAGGGCGGCCGCTCCGCGACGAGACCCGACAACGAGGGGGTACGCCGGGCGGCCGCCGCGTCCGGTGGCCGGCTCGTCCCGTTCTACTTCGCCGACCCGCGCCGCGGCCCGGACGAGTACCGCCGCGCGGCCGCCGGCTTCCGCGGCCTGGAGATCTCCCCGGCAGTGCACGGCTTCACGCTCGGCGAGCCGGGCGTGGCCGCGCTGGCCCGGATCGCGGCGGACGTCGGTCACCCGGTCTACGTGGTCTGCCTCGGCCGGCCGGGCGCCCGCGCGGAGGACCTGGCCGCGCTGGCCGTGACCCGGCCGGCCACCACGTTCGTCTTCGGCCACTGCGGCGGCAACGGCCTGGACACCGACGGGCTGCACCGGCTGGCCGCGCTGCCGAACGTGCTGGCCGAGACGTCCGGCGCGTACACCGCGGTGGCCCGGCTCGCGGTCCGCCGGCTGGGCGCGCACCGGGTGCTGTTCGGCACGGAATATCCGCTGCAGGACCCGCGGGTGGAGGTGACCAAGCTCGGCGCGCTCGGCCTGACCGTGGCGGACCGGCGCGCGGTCGCCGTGGACAACGCGACCCGGCTGCTTCGCCTCGAGGAGCTGGCCCATGTCTGA
- a CDS encoding 2-amino-3,7-dideoxy-D-threo-hept-6-ulosonate synthase: MPVNETFARRMRRERLHRHGDRGLLVVALDHPIGAGPIVRDGRLDPLLRAAAHHGADAVVLHKGALRHVRTGWFRGLSLIVHLSASTGIAPDPDAKVLVTGVEEALRLGADGVSVHVNAGSPTEARQLADLASVADACDRWGLPLLAMIYPRGPGIRDGRDPDLVAHAVTVAAEIGADLVKTALPADAAQIARITAACPIPVLAAGGTTDGGATAVLEHLGTALRSGAAGAAVGRLIFEAPDPGAMTRSVAALVHDQRVPALL, translated from the coding sequence ATGCCGGTGAATGAGACGTTCGCCCGGCGGATGCGCCGGGAGCGATTGCACCGGCACGGCGACCGGGGACTGCTGGTGGTGGCGCTGGACCACCCGATCGGCGCGGGCCCGATCGTCCGGGACGGCCGGCTGGACCCGCTGCTGCGGGCGGCCGCGCACCACGGCGCGGACGCGGTGGTGCTGCACAAGGGCGCGCTGCGGCACGTCCGTACCGGCTGGTTCCGGGGTCTGTCGCTGATCGTGCATCTGAGCGCCAGCACCGGCATCGCGCCCGACCCGGACGCGAAGGTGCTGGTCACCGGCGTCGAGGAGGCGCTGCGGCTGGGCGCGGACGGCGTCAGCGTGCACGTCAACGCCGGGTCGCCGACCGAGGCGCGGCAGCTCGCCGACCTGGCCTCGGTCGCGGACGCCTGCGACCGGTGGGGACTGCCGCTGCTCGCCATGATCTACCCGCGCGGGCCGGGCATCCGCGACGGGCGCGACCCGGACCTGGTGGCCCACGCGGTAACGGTGGCGGCCGAGATCGGCGCGGACCTGGTCAAGACAGCGCTGCCGGCCGACGCCGCCCAGATCGCCCGGATCACCGCGGCCTGCCCGATCCCGGTGCTGGCCGCGGGCGGCACGACCGACGGCGGCGCCACCGCGGTCCTGGAGCACCTGGGCACCGCACTGCGGTCCGGTGCCGCGGGCGCCGCCGTCGGCCGGCTGATCTTCGAGGCGCCGGACCCGGGCGCGATGACCCGATCCGTCGCCGCCCTCGTCCACGACCAGCGCGTACCGGCGCTGCTCTGA
- a CDS encoding SDR family oxidoreductase — MTGPLAGRIALVTGAAGGIGRAVVRALTADGATVIGADLHGAGHHRPLDVRDAGAVERLVADVEATVGPIAILVNVAGVLCAGPVLETSDADWAEVFAVNATGVFHVSRAVGRRMAARRTGVIVTVGSNAAGVPRMHLAAYAAAKAAAAHFTRCLGLELAGSGVRCNVVAPGSTDTGMLRALGSTPAGAIAGSADAFRTGIPLGRVASPSDVADAVAFLVSDRARHVTMHDLYVDGGAALRA, encoded by the coding sequence ATGACCGGTCCGCTGGCCGGGCGGATCGCATTGGTCACCGGCGCGGCCGGTGGCATCGGGCGAGCCGTGGTCCGGGCGTTGACCGCGGACGGCGCCACGGTCATCGGCGCCGACCTGCACGGTGCCGGGCACCATCGGCCGCTCGACGTCCGGGACGCCGGCGCCGTCGAGCGGCTGGTCGCCGACGTGGAGGCGACCGTCGGCCCGATCGCGATCCTGGTCAACGTGGCCGGGGTGCTGTGCGCCGGGCCGGTGCTGGAGACCAGCGACGCGGACTGGGCCGAGGTCTTCGCGGTCAACGCGACCGGTGTCTTCCACGTCAGCCGCGCGGTCGGCCGCCGGATGGCCGCCCGCCGCACCGGCGTGATCGTCACCGTGGGCTCGAACGCGGCCGGCGTACCCCGGATGCATCTGGCCGCCTATGCGGCCGCGAAGGCCGCGGCCGCGCACTTCACCCGCTGCCTCGGGCTTGAGCTGGCCGGGAGTGGCGTGCGGTGCAACGTGGTCGCCCCGGGCTCGACCGACACCGGCATGCTGCGCGCGCTCGGCTCCACACCGGCCGGTGCGATCGCCGGGTCCGCCGATGCGTTCCGGACCGGCATCCCGCTCGGCCGGGTCGCGTCGCCGTCGGACGTCGCGGACGCGGTCGCGTTCCTGGTCTCCGACCGCGCCCGGCACGTGACCATGCACGACCTCTACGTGGACGGTGGCGCCGCACTGCGCGCCTGA
- a CDS encoding isochorismatase family protein: MPIPAITPYPMPQDLDRPAGGPSWRPDPRRAALLIHDMQRFFTRALPAGSSPTTTLLTNIARVRDAAGRHGMPVFYSAQPGGATRADRGLLHDLWGPGMRAVPEDRDIDPALAPRAGDVVIRKTRWSAFHGTGLAARLAAAGRDQLIVCGVFAHLGCLFTAADAFTRDIAPFLVADAVADFTPDEHRAALAFAARRFAVTPVTDRLLAALDEG; this comes from the coding sequence ATGCCGATCCCGGCGATCACGCCGTACCCGATGCCGCAAGATCTCGACCGGCCGGCCGGCGGGCCGTCCTGGCGGCCCGATCCGCGCCGTGCGGCGCTGCTCATCCACGACATGCAGCGGTTCTTCACCCGCGCGCTGCCCGCCGGCAGCTCACCCACCACGACGCTGCTGACCAACATCGCGCGGGTACGGGACGCCGCCGGCCGGCACGGCATGCCGGTGTTCTACAGCGCGCAGCCCGGCGGCGCCACGCGCGCGGACCGCGGCCTGCTGCACGACCTGTGGGGCCCGGGCATGCGGGCGGTGCCGGAGGACCGGGACATCGATCCGGCGCTCGCACCGCGGGCCGGCGACGTGGTGATCCGCAAGACCCGGTGGAGCGCGTTCCACGGCACCGGCCTGGCCGCGCGACTGGCCGCGGCCGGGCGGGACCAGTTGATCGTCTGCGGTGTCTTCGCGCATCTGGGCTGTCTGTTCACTGCCGCGGACGCGTTCACCCGGGACATCGCGCCGTTCCTGGTCGCGGACGCGGTCGCGGACTTCACCCCGGACGAGCACCGGGCCGCGCTCGCCTTCGCCGCACGCCGTTTCGCGGTCACGCCGGTCACCGACCGCCTGCTCGCCGCGCTGGACGAAGGGTGA
- a CDS encoding FAD-dependent monooxygenase has protein sequence MHQPRIAVVGAGIGGLAAAAALARAGLRCDVFDRRDHPGLSGVGLGIQITPNGARALREVGALPHPDSTVRPDAVELRRWRDNSLIGRTALDDAEARYGVPYLALTRGELSAALLSAVDTGGGAGLFLGRRCVGASVGRDGVRLRFADGGEYAADLVIGADGVHSALRGVLGGDGGLGPRFSGHVAYRAVVPADDLPAHLVRPHRVRVWLGPGRHCVAYPVRGGRMVNVVATAPARSPAVPRERLIMGYAEWCGSVRALLSAAAGRGRVWPLYAGAPVPRRHRGGLVLLGDAAHPALPWLAQGASQALEDAVALAGCLSGRAPLERYDSVRGARAHRIATAIRVADAEHHLPDGVRQRRRDRRLATPPDRDWLYGYDASAGATS, from the coding sequence ATGCACCAGCCACGGATCGCCGTGGTCGGCGCCGGGATCGGCGGGCTGGCCGCGGCCGCCGCGCTGGCCCGGGCCGGACTGCGCTGCGACGTCTTCGACCGCCGTGACCACCCCGGCCTGTCCGGGGTCGGGCTCGGCATCCAGATCACCCCGAACGGCGCCCGCGCGCTACGCGAGGTCGGCGCGCTGCCGCACCCGGACAGCACGGTCCGGCCGGACGCGGTCGAGCTGCGCCGCTGGCGGGACAACTCGCTGATCGGCCGCACCGCGCTGGACGACGCGGAGGCCCGGTACGGCGTGCCGTATCTCGCGCTCACCCGGGGCGAGCTGTCCGCCGCGCTGCTGTCCGCGGTGGACACCGGCGGCGGCGCCGGGCTGTTCCTCGGCCGTCGCTGCGTCGGCGCGTCGGTCGGGCGGGACGGCGTGCGGCTGCGCTTCGCGGACGGCGGCGAGTACGCCGCGGACCTGGTCATCGGCGCGGACGGTGTGCACTCCGCGCTGCGTGGCGTGCTCGGCGGCGACGGCGGGCTCGGGCCGCGCTTCTCCGGGCACGTCGCGTACCGGGCCGTGGTCCCGGCGGACGACCTGCCGGCGCATCTGGTCCGGCCGCACCGGGTGCGCGTCTGGCTCGGTCCGGGCCGGCACTGCGTCGCCTACCCGGTCCGCGGCGGTCGCATGGTCAACGTCGTGGCCACCGCGCCGGCCCGGTCCCCCGCGGTGCCGCGGGAACGCCTGATCATGGGGTACGCGGAGTGGTGCGGCTCGGTCCGCGCGCTGCTCTCCGCGGCCGCGGGCCGGGGCCGGGTGTGGCCGCTCTACGCGGGCGCGCCGGTGCCGCGCCGGCATCGGGGCGGGCTGGTGCTGCTCGGCGACGCCGCGCACCCGGCGCTGCCGTGGCTGGCACAGGGAGCGTCGCAGGCGCTGGAGGACGCGGTGGCGCTGGCCGGCTGCCTGAGCGGACGGGCGCCGCTGGAACGGTACGACTCGGTGCGCGGCGCGCGGGCCCACCGGATCGCGACCGCGATCCGCGTGGCCGACGCCGAACACCACCTGCCGGACGGCGTGCGGCAGCGCCGCCGCGACCGCCGCCTGGCCACTCCCCCGGACCGCGACTGGCTCTACGGCTACGACGCGTCGGCCGGAGCGACGTCATGA
- a CDS encoding phenylacetate--CoA ligase family protein: MSDRPEIGDWTDPDGLTAVQDARLPETLAAAARSPFYRARGGVPVDRAGLAALPFTTKADLRDAYPFGLLAVDRRRLATYHESSGTTGTPTSSYYTEHDWLDLAERYARKWVGIRDTDTFLVRTPYALMITGHLAQAAARMRGATVVPADNRSTAMPYARVVRVLRDLRVTLTWSMPTDTLFWAAAAHAAGLEPARDFPALRALFVGGEPLGPARRARIARLWNTTVVEEYGATECGSLAGECPAGRLHLWADRAIFEVRDPVTGHAAPAGRGHLVVTPLYREAMPLLRYDTEDLVEVSDEPCACGWALPAVRVLGRGAAGHRVAGVTVTPGDLEELVLALPGVLFWRARALPDRLVVELEADRSAADALAGAIRSRYGVPADVTALPPGGLVPHHVLTAAPDVVKPRALFGPDEDWARALSYY; this comes from the coding sequence ATGTCTGACCGGCCGGAGATCGGCGACTGGACGGACCCGGACGGGCTGACCGCAGTGCAGGACGCGCGGCTGCCGGAGACGCTCGCGGCGGCGGCGCGCTCGCCGTTCTACCGCGCGCGGGGTGGCGTGCCGGTGGACCGGGCCGGGCTGGCGGCGCTGCCGTTCACCACCAAGGCGGACCTGCGCGACGCGTACCCGTTCGGGCTGCTCGCGGTGGACCGGCGGCGGCTGGCCACGTACCACGAGTCGAGCGGCACCACCGGCACGCCCACCTCGTCGTACTACACCGAGCACGACTGGCTGGACCTGGCGGAACGGTACGCGCGCAAGTGGGTCGGCATCCGGGACACGGACACGTTCCTGGTCCGCACGCCGTACGCGCTGATGATCACGGGGCATCTGGCGCAGGCAGCGGCCCGCATGCGCGGTGCGACCGTGGTGCCGGCCGACAACCGGTCGACCGCGATGCCGTACGCGCGGGTGGTCCGGGTGTTGCGCGACCTGCGCGTCACGCTCACCTGGTCGATGCCGACCGACACGCTGTTCTGGGCCGCCGCCGCGCACGCGGCCGGGCTGGAGCCGGCCCGCGACTTCCCGGCGCTGCGCGCGCTGTTCGTCGGCGGCGAACCGCTCGGCCCGGCCAGACGGGCCCGGATCGCGCGCCTCTGGAACACCACGGTCGTCGAGGAGTACGGCGCGACCGAGTGCGGCAGCCTGGCCGGTGAGTGCCCGGCCGGCCGCCTGCACCTGTGGGCGGACCGGGCGATCTTCGAGGTCCGCGACCCGGTGACCGGACACGCCGCACCGGCCGGGCGCGGGCACCTGGTGGTCACGCCGCTCTACCGCGAGGCGATGCCGCTGCTGCGCTACGACACCGAGGACCTGGTCGAGGTGTCGGACGAGCCGTGCGCGTGCGGGTGGGCACTGCCGGCCGTACGCGTGCTGGGCCGGGGTGCGGCCGGGCACCGGGTCGCGGGCGTCACCGTCACCCCGGGTGACCTGGAGGAGCTGGTCCTCGCGCTGCCCGGCGTGCTGTTCTGGCGTGCCCGCGCGCTGCCGGACCGGCTGGTCGTGGAGCTGGAGGCGGACCGGTCCGCCGCGGACGCGCTGGCCGGCGCGATCCGGAGCCGGTACGGCGTGCCCGCGGACGTCACCGCGCTGCCGCCCGGCGGCCTGGTCCCGCACCACGTGCTCACCGCCGCGCCGGACGTGGTCAAGCCACGCGCGCTCTTCGGCCCGGACGAGGACTGGGCCAGGGCGCTGTCCTACTACTAG